From Natronincola ferrireducens, the proteins below share one genomic window:
- a CDS encoding homocysteine S-methyltransferase family protein, with protein MKKTNFINRLKDKILVYDGAMGTMLQKMGLSTNECPELYNLHHKEVIKEIHRQYIEAGCDIIQTNTFGGNKIKLSSYGHGDLVEEINKQAVIIAREAAGEEGLVAGDIGPTGKLLYPLGEVTFEEVYDGFYQQAKALIEAGVDIINIETMSDIREAKAAVMAVRDIGDIPIICTMTFQENLRTLTGSDPETVVTILEAMGVDVIGANCGFGPEMMVEVLKRMQQVSQSPLMVQPNAGLPKLVDGQSIYDMTPEKMVNYVDDLVLAGANIIGGCCGTTPHHLRLIVERVSHLKPIPKKKITFSKLASGTDTLLIGEGHPTRVIGGHINPTAKDYLIQAIKEENMGILTEHAVKQVEAGANIIGINLGVNTQQESRMMKKAITEIQQAVRVPLSIDTVNYDAMEEGLKVYNGKPLLNSTSAKDDALNRVIKLAKGYGASIVGLTLDENGIPERAEDRFKIAEKIVRTAVEQGIRKEDIFIDTLVLTAGAQQHVALECLKAIKLVKERLGVKTLLGVENISHGLPNRGMLNNTFLAMALEAGLDLPIINPYYQSSWYTIKSADVLMGKDKNAEDFVQRFKISNNSDTKIKLEDKTPIEKKPLEELMCIIKNGDKKRALPKVEELIADNIQPIDIINGGIIPALEEIGENYEKQIYFLPQLLLAAETAQHIFQAVKGHVKETTDNSLGTLIIATVKGDIHDIGKNIVSIMLENHGFRVIDLGKNVDNEAIIETAIKERADIIGLSALMTTTMQEMKNISNLLKKKGIEIPIMVGGAVVTDGYAKEIGAHYAADAIQAVKVAKAIMEGKM; from the coding sequence ATGAAAAAAACAAATTTTATAAATAGATTAAAGGATAAAATACTGGTTTATGATGGGGCTATGGGGACAATGCTGCAAAAAATGGGTTTATCCACCAATGAATGTCCAGAATTGTATAACCTCCATCATAAAGAAGTGATAAAAGAAATTCATAGACAATACATAGAAGCTGGGTGTGATATTATCCAAACCAATACCTTTGGAGGAAATAAAATTAAGCTTTCTTCCTATGGACATGGAGATTTAGTAGAGGAAATAAATAAACAGGCGGTGATCATTGCTAGGGAAGCTGCAGGGGAAGAAGGACTGGTGGCTGGAGATATCGGTCCTACAGGAAAGCTCCTTTATCCCTTAGGAGAAGTAACCTTTGAGGAGGTCTATGATGGGTTTTACCAGCAGGCCAAGGCTTTGATAGAAGCTGGTGTAGATATAATCAATATTGAAACCATGTCGGATATTAGGGAGGCTAAGGCGGCTGTCATGGCAGTAAGGGATATAGGAGATATTCCTATTATCTGTACTATGACCTTTCAAGAAAATTTACGAACCTTAACCGGCTCAGATCCCGAGACAGTGGTGACTATTCTAGAGGCAATGGGAGTGGATGTGATAGGTGCCAATTGTGGCTTTGGTCCAGAAATGATGGTTGAAGTTTTAAAGAGGATGCAACAGGTAAGTCAAAGCCCTTTAATGGTTCAACCTAATGCCGGCTTACCTAAGCTGGTGGATGGACAATCTATATATGACATGACTCCAGAAAAAATGGTGAACTATGTTGATGATCTTGTGTTGGCAGGTGCCAATATTATTGGGGGCTGCTGTGGTACAACACCCCATCATTTGCGACTTATTGTAGAAAGAGTTTCCCACCTGAAACCGATACCAAAGAAGAAAATAACCTTCTCTAAACTGGCAAGTGGTACCGATACCCTTCTGATAGGAGAGGGACATCCTACTAGAGTGATAGGGGGGCATATTAATCCTACGGCAAAAGACTATTTAATCCAAGCCATTAAAGAGGAAAATATGGGGATATTAACGGAACATGCAGTAAAGCAGGTGGAGGCAGGAGCCAATATTATTGGTATTAACCTTGGTGTAAATACCCAACAGGAAAGTAGAATGATGAAAAAGGCAATTACTGAAATACAACAGGCAGTGAGGGTGCCCCTTTCAATTGATACCGTCAATTATGATGCTATGGAGGAGGGCTTAAAGGTATATAATGGTAAGCCTTTGCTGAACTCCACTAGTGCTAAGGATGATGCGTTAAATAGAGTGATAAAGCTGGCGAAGGGATATGGTGCTTCTATCGTTGGGTTGACATTGGATGAAAATGGAATACCTGAGAGGGCGGAGGACAGGTTTAAAATTGCAGAAAAGATTGTTAGGACAGCTGTGGAGCAGGGCATAAGAAAAGAAGATATATTTATTGATACACTAGTATTGACAGCAGGAGCTCAACAGCATGTAGCGCTAGAATGTTTAAAGGCCATAAAGCTGGTAAAGGAAAGACTAGGGGTTAAGACCCTATTAGGTGTGGAAAATATCTCCCATGGTTTACCCAATCGGGGGATGTTGAACAATACCTTTTTAGCTATGGCATTGGAGGCAGGGTTAGATCTTCCCATCATCAATCCTTATTATCAAAGTAGTTGGTACACCATTAAAAGTGCCGATGTTCTTATGGGGAAGGATAAAAATGCAGAGGATTTTGTCCAAAGATTTAAAATAAGCAATAATTCCGATACCAAGATAAAGTTAGAAGATAAAACACCTATAGAAAAGAAACCTCTGGAAGAATTGATGTGTATTATAAAAAATGGAGATAAGAAGAGGGCCCTTCCTAAGGTAGAGGAATTGATTGCCGATAATATCCAACCTATAGATATTATCAATGGAGGCATTATTCCTGCTTTAGAGGAGATAGGAGAAAATTATGAAAAACAAATATATTTCCTACCTCAGCTACTATTAGCTGCTGAGACGGCCCAGCATATATTTCAGGCTGTCAAAGGACATGTAAAGGAAACCACTGACAATTCCCTAGGTACCTTGATAATTGCCACTGTCAAAGGAGATATACATGATATTGGAAAAAACATTGTTTCTATTATGCTGGAAAATCACGGTTTTCGTGTCATAGATCTAGGAAAAAATGTAGATAATGAAGCTATTATAGAAACCGCTATTAAGGAAAGGGCAGACATCATTGGGTTAAGTGCTTTAATGACTACAACTATGCAAGAAATGAAGAACATTTCTAATCTATTAAAGAAGAAGGGGATAGAAATACCCATCATGGTGGGAGGGGCTGTTGTAACAGATGGCTATGCCAAAGAGATAGGAGCCCATTATGCTGCTGATGCTATTCAGGCTGTGAAGGTAGCAAAAGCTATTATGGAGGGAAAGATGTAA
- a CDS encoding FMN-binding protein encodes MKIVKKGLIALLVLSMLLLVACNSQSTGTAESSYKDGTYTGAGTGFGGEMEVEVVIENGSITGLNIISHGETPGISDPAFTGIEEQLLENQDTEEIDAISNATRTSEGLIEAIQDALSKAEN; translated from the coding sequence ATGAAAATAGTAAAAAAAGGACTAATAGCTCTATTAGTTTTAAGTATGTTACTTTTAGTTGCTTGTAATTCACAATCAACTGGAACTGCAGAGTCATCATACAAGGATGGCACATACACTGGAGCAGGTACTGGATTTGGTGGAGAGATGGAAGTAGAGGTTGTTATTGAAAATGGAAGTATTACTGGGTTAAATATTATCTCCCATGGTGAAACACCAGGCATTTCTGATCCAGCCTTTACAGGTATTGAAGAGCAATTGCTAGAAAACCAAGACACTGAGGAAATTGATGCTATATCCAATGCAACTAGAACCAGTGAAGGTTTAATTGAAGCTATTCAAGATGCTTTAAGTAAGGCAGAAAACTAA
- a CDS encoding ATP-binding protein has translation MDYQCWYEFIEEGKLSIEVEGDIANSWKIARANRVSHTSPYKEEGIDETFINKLTNQHQQTIKLTEEYIEIISKGLERESSKEKFGMLLLNSEGYLLYCCHNFSKEQESFLGLEIGSNWKLQKRGTTAQGITLMENRSAVVKHHQHYQQRYHSYTTAAFPIQNSYGELVCVLGVVSSNSQCCEIMKAMMIMATKAIEKDVLHVTYKKEAKELNKRLNKQNKLYETQTNLLNFILNHTKEMVFIINEEGKYVLLNQWAWKFLKEHQVYTLKDVYEKLEVYDIKGKRIIIEKERMFSIFTSNSMKDYKIMLKDRPSGERYYHLYVKPYYDYHNRRLAVVIIEDITDYMLLDKMKSKYESKALQLENIINTITDGVVIFDYEGKCIKKNPASQEMLTCLKGSEKEGLDTISILCNDTIKQKKCCSMVDEKGKSITIHQYALNKVRERKTFQNEVYTVKSNGKKHFIRLNGSPIFNREGKVERIVVSFHEITKLKEHEAKLKHQKEFIDNVINALGVPVAVLTYPDYTYEFANDTHIELLCRIVGKEINPLKLIGEKVSDILPAVVEHYSDKEMEAILNSPNIPWRKMLSLNTFNGATLYYQIAQTALKNENDNKTRIIIVGMDVTSQVKLRKEGEALTRAKEDYFATISHELRSPVTVIHSVMQLLNSQYYSYKFDDKTKNLLKKAEKNNQRLLRLVNNFLDISRAEAGFMEVNLQEVNLVQHTELIIESILPIGHKKNIDIQFQQQCKTEKIPIDIEKYEGVMLNLLSNAIKFTKEKGEINVCLKEEEDHINIKVKDNGIGIPKVELDKIFDRFYISANNKKRENRGTGIGLSLVKKLMELMEGKIEVFSEEGEGSEFILVFPKKRGKKTVKSRVDSSPQLIEKISLEFSDIQQ, from the coding sequence ATGGACTATCAATGTTGGTATGAGTTTATAGAAGAAGGCAAGCTATCTATTGAGGTTGAGGGGGACATTGCAAACTCTTGGAAGATTGCAAGGGCCAATAGAGTTTCCCATACAAGCCCATATAAAGAGGAAGGGATAGATGAAACATTTATTAATAAATTAACAAATCAACATCAGCAAACTATTAAACTCACAGAGGAATACATAGAAATCATTTCTAAAGGGCTGGAAAGAGAATCAAGCAAAGAAAAGTTCGGAATGCTACTGCTGAATAGTGAGGGCTACCTACTATACTGCTGTCATAATTTTTCCAAGGAGCAGGAAAGCTTTCTTGGCTTAGAAATAGGATCAAATTGGAAACTACAAAAAAGGGGTACAACAGCCCAAGGAATCACTTTAATGGAGAATAGATCAGCAGTAGTAAAACATCATCAGCACTATCAGCAGCGCTACCACTCCTATACCACAGCAGCTTTTCCTATACAAAATTCTTATGGGGAGTTGGTTTGTGTTTTAGGTGTTGTGTCCTCTAATTCCCAATGCTGTGAAATAATGAAGGCTATGATGATAATGGCAACAAAAGCTATAGAAAAAGATGTATTACATGTTACATATAAAAAGGAAGCAAAGGAATTAAATAAAAGACTAAATAAACAAAACAAGCTTTATGAGACTCAGACTAATCTTTTAAACTTTATATTAAATCATACAAAAGAAATGGTTTTTATTATCAACGAAGAAGGAAAATATGTTTTATTAAATCAATGGGCTTGGAAATTTTTAAAGGAACATCAAGTCTATACCCTAAAAGACGTATATGAAAAGCTGGAAGTTTACGATATAAAAGGTAAAAGGATTATTATAGAAAAAGAAAGAATGTTTTCTATATTTACAAGTAATTCCATGAAGGATTATAAAATTATGCTAAAAGATAGGCCTAGTGGGGAAAGGTATTATCATCTCTACGTTAAACCCTATTACGACTATCACAATAGAAGGTTGGCTGTAGTAATTATTGAGGATATTACTGATTATATGTTATTGGATAAAATGAAAAGTAAATATGAAAGTAAAGCCCTTCAGCTGGAAAATATTATTAACACGATAACTGATGGCGTAGTGATATTTGATTACGAAGGAAAATGTATTAAAAAAAATCCTGCTTCTCAGGAGATGCTGACATGCTTAAAGGGAAGTGAAAAAGAGGGGCTAGATACCATCAGTATTTTATGTAACGATACTATCAAACAAAAGAAATGCTGTAGTATGGTTGATGAAAAGGGAAAATCCATTACAATTCATCAGTATGCATTAAATAAAGTTCGGGAAAGAAAGACCTTTCAAAATGAAGTCTATACAGTAAAAAGTAATGGGAAAAAACATTTTATTCGCTTGAATGGGAGCCCTATTTTTAACAGAGAAGGTAAGGTGGAACGTATTGTTGTTAGTTTCCATGAGATTACAAAGTTAAAGGAACATGAAGCAAAGTTAAAACATCAAAAGGAATTTATTGATAATGTTATTAATGCTTTAGGGGTTCCAGTGGCTGTTTTAACATATCCAGATTACACCTATGAATTTGCAAATGATACCCATATTGAATTACTATGTAGAATTGTTGGTAAAGAAATAAATCCTCTTAAACTAATAGGAGAAAAGGTTTCAGACATATTACCTGCTGTCGTTGAACATTATTCAGATAAAGAGATGGAAGCCATTTTAAATTCTCCTAACATCCCTTGGCGGAAGATGCTGTCTTTAAATACATTTAATGGAGCAACCCTCTATTATCAAATAGCACAAACTGCCCTTAAAAATGAAAATGATAATAAAACTCGGATTATTATAGTAGGTATGGATGTAACATCCCAAGTAAAGCTTCGAAAGGAAGGGGAGGCCTTGACAAGGGCAAAGGAGGATTACTTTGCTACCATATCCCACGAGCTTCGATCTCCTGTCACTGTAATTCATTCGGTGATGCAATTACTGAACAGTCAGTATTACAGCTATAAATTTGATGATAAAACAAAGAATTTATTAAAAAAAGCAGAAAAAAATAATCAACGGCTGTTGAGACTTGTCAATAACTTTTTGGATATTAGCCGAGCTGAAGCAGGATTTATGGAGGTAAATCTACAGGAGGTCAATCTTGTTCAGCATACAGAGCTGATTATAGAGTCTATTTTGCCAATAGGCCATAAAAAAAATATCGATATACAATTTCAACAGCAGTGCAAAACAGAGAAAATTCCTATAGATATTGAAAAATATGAGGGGGTTATGTTAAACCTTCTATCAAATGCTATAAAATTTACAAAGGAAAAGGGTGAAATTAATGTATGCCTTAAAGAAGAAGAGGACCATATAAACATAAAAGTAAAGGATAATGGTATAGGTATTCCGAAGGTAGAATTAGATAAGATATTTGATAGGTTTTACATTTCTGCAAACAATAAAAAACGAGAAAATCGTGGAACGGGAATAGGCCTTTCTCTAGTAAAAAAACTGATGGAGCTTATGGAGGGAAAGATAGAGGTCTTCAGTGAAGAAGGGGAGGGAAGTGAGTTTATTCTGGTTTTCCCCAAAAAGAGAGGAAAGAAAACAGTTAAATCTAGGGTAGATAGTTCGCCTCAATTAATTGAAAAAATATCTTTAGAGTTTTCTGATATACAGCAATAA
- a CDS encoding MgtC/SapB family protein gives MISNIDLIVRLFLAGILGGLIGFEREVNNRPAGFRTHILVTVGSCLIMILSIYGFIGFGLDGRGGEPARLAAQVISGIGFLGAGTIMREGTNVKGLTTAASIWISGGIGLAVGAGFYLGAFITTGIALFSLASLGLLEKRMVKLRRYSEVKVGGVGRPGFIGDIGTVFGRFHINIKNIVVENDLNQEDDEYEYNIQITFLVRTPPKLNRGEVYQGLKNIQGIESVVWDGIQVIHNNKIL, from the coding sequence ATGATTTCAAATATTGATTTAATAGTAAGATTATTTTTAGCTGGAATTTTGGGAGGATTAATCGGTTTTGAGAGAGAAGTAAACAATAGACCAGCAGGTTTTAGAACCCATATATTAGTTACGGTGGGGTCTTGTCTTATTATGATTTTATCCATCTATGGATTTATAGGCTTTGGATTAGATGGAAGAGGAGGAGAACCGGCTAGATTAGCAGCTCAGGTTATAAGTGGCATAGGTTTTTTAGGGGCTGGAACCATTATGCGGGAAGGTACTAATGTAAAGGGCTTGACCACAGCAGCTAGTATATGGATCAGTGGTGGAATTGGTTTAGCGGTGGGGGCAGGCTTTTATTTAGGGGCCTTTATTACTACTGGGATAGCTCTTTTTTCCTTAGCCAGTCTAGGACTTTTAGAGAAGAGGATGGTAAAGCTAAGAAGATACTCGGAGGTAAAGGTGGGGGGAGTAGGTCGTCCAGGGTTTATTGGAGATATTGGCACGGTTTTTGGTAGATTCCATATCAATATCAAAAATATTGTAGTGGAAAATGATTTGAACCAAGAGGATGATGAATATGAATACAATATTCAAATTACTTTTTTGGTAAGAACTCCTCCTAAATTAAACCGTGGGGAGGTATATCAGGGCTTAAAGAACATACAAGGCATAGAAAGTGTTGTATGGGATGGTATTCAGGTTATTCATAATAACAAAATATTGTAA
- a CDS encoding SpoIIE family protein phosphatase, translating to MTFGKILILSREKNSCCDIKIMLRKYGHEVLEENPRENILNEVFHIIPHIILFVFTGKEGEEEDFLNIGRSFKDDERTKEIPIITIFHDSRDEEKLEHIPIEMDDYISKPFKEKDFILKINNQLKIAVLQKNYQQTKMALEESLTTIQKQKIELEHNLTMASKIQEALIPKTLGNIPNCSFYWYFQPSGRVGGDIFDVFMLDEDHMGLYVIDVMGHGIASSMLAVALSEFLILDIDRGSPLKRKTRKPPYYEIVSPVEVVDYLNKRFPFTKYHHYFTIFYMVLNVKTGVGKYVRGAHPTPLLVKSNNDIVELQGYGTPVGFEFTEGYEEKSIYLDPGDHLIVYTDGLLELPDEDGNSIEYEGLIEYIKREINCNHPNHYLTYNINQLAQSQEKLKDDLSVLEMKWVKFI from the coding sequence ATGACCTTTGGGAAAATATTAATATTAAGTAGAGAAAAAAATTCCTGTTGTGATATAAAAATTATGTTAAGAAAGTATGGGCATGAAGTTTTAGAAGAAAATCCAAGGGAAAACATATTAAATGAAGTGTTTCATATAATACCCCATATTATTCTTTTTGTTTTTACTGGTAAAGAGGGGGAGGAAGAAGATTTTCTAAATATAGGCAGATCCTTCAAGGACGATGAAAGAACAAAAGAGATTCCCATCATTACAATTTTTCATGATAGTAGAGATGAAGAAAAGCTGGAACATATTCCTATTGAAATGGATGATTATATAAGCAAACCCTTCAAAGAAAAGGATTTTATACTAAAAATTAATAATCAGTTAAAAATCGCTGTATTGCAGAAGAACTACCAGCAAACAAAAATGGCTTTAGAAGAAAGCTTAACAACAATTCAAAAACAAAAAATAGAGTTAGAACACAATCTAACCATGGCTTCTAAAATACAAGAGGCCCTTATTCCTAAAACCCTAGGCAACATACCAAACTGCTCTTTTTACTGGTATTTTCAGCCCTCTGGAAGAGTAGGAGGAGACATCTTTGATGTATTTATGCTGGACGAAGATCATATGGGATTGTATGTTATTGATGTTATGGGGCATGGAATTGCATCCTCTATGCTGGCTGTAGCTTTATCAGAATTTCTTATTCTTGATATAGACAGGGGGTCACCTTTAAAAAGAAAGACCCGCAAGCCCCCCTACTATGAAATCGTTTCCCCAGTAGAGGTAGTGGATTATTTAAACAAACGATTTCCCTTCACTAAATACCATCATTATTTCACCATTTTTTACATGGTTTTAAATGTAAAAACTGGCGTGGGAAAATATGTGAGGGGAGCCCATCCTACTCCACTATTGGTGAAAAGTAATAACGACATTGTAGAACTCCAGGGATACGGAACACCTGTGGGTTTTGAATTTACAGAAGGCTACGAAGAAAAATCCATTTACTTAGATCCGGGAGATCATTTAATTGTCTATACAGATGGATTATTAGAGCTTCCGGATGAAGATGGTAACAGCATAGAATATGAAGGTCTTATAGAATACATAAAAAGAGAAATAAATTGCAATCATCCTAATCATTACTTAACCTACAATATCAATCAACTGGCTCAATCTCAAGAAAAATTAAAGGATGATTTATCGGTGTTAGAAATGAAATGGGTGAAGTTTATATAG
- a CDS encoding HPr family phosphocarrier protein — translation MLEKKIHIQNEKGINARPASLLVREATKFKAESYIIKDGNAYNCKSIMNIMSMLARQGEEILLRVEGSDEEKAIKALVTLIENFRDE, via the coding sequence ATGTTAGAAAAGAAAATACATATACAAAATGAGAAGGGAATAAATGCCCGACCAGCCAGTCTGTTGGTGAGGGAGGCCACTAAATTTAAAGCAGAAAGCTATATTATTAAGGATGGCAACGCCTATAACTGTAAAAGCATCATGAATATTATGAGTATGTTGGCTCGGCAGGGGGAAGAAATCCTATTGAGGGTAGAGGGATCTGATGAAGAAAAGGCCATAAAAGCCCTAGTTACTTTAATTGAGAACTTTAGGGATGAATAG
- a CDS encoding IclR family transcriptional regulator, translating into MKESSQTVQSVERALAILEVLSDYGEGVGITELSTNINLHKSTVHRLLLTLIQKGYVEQNPETSKYKLTLKLFELGNKPLEKLDILTVAKPYLHQLKEVTHEVVHLVIREGTEIVYIDKVESENKIRMHSRIGTRSPMYCTSVGKAIMAYLPEEEVERLWENSEIKRLTPHTITDLNVMKKTLKEIRQKGYALDEEENELGIRCIGAPIFNHRGELAGAISVSGPTIRVTKEVVEGYKNHILEYSKNISKELGYRG; encoded by the coding sequence ATGAAGGAGTCAAGCCAAACAGTACAATCAGTAGAACGAGCACTAGCTATTTTAGAGGTTCTATCGGATTATGGTGAAGGTGTAGGTATTACAGAGCTTAGCACTAACATTAACCTACACAAAAGCACTGTACATAGGCTGCTATTAACTTTAATACAAAAAGGATATGTAGAGCAAAATCCCGAGACCAGCAAATATAAACTAACATTAAAATTATTTGAATTAGGGAATAAGCCATTAGAAAAGTTGGATATTCTCACGGTGGCCAAGCCCTATCTACACCAATTAAAAGAGGTTACCCATGAGGTTGTCCACTTAGTTATACGGGAAGGAACAGAAATCGTTTATATAGATAAGGTGGAGTCTGAAAATAAAATCAGGATGCACTCCCGTATTGGGACAAGAAGTCCTATGTATTGCACTTCAGTGGGAAAGGCGATTATGGCCTATTTACCAGAGGAGGAAGTAGAGAGGCTATGGGAGAATAGTGAAATAAAAAGACTTACCCCTCATACTATTACGGATTTAAATGTTATGAAGAAAACCCTAAAAGAAATCCGTCAAAAGGGGTATGCACTAGATGAAGAGGAAAATGAGCTGGGTATTAGGTGTATTGGAGCACCTATTTTCAATCATAGGGGAGAGTTAGCAGGGGCCATCAGTGTATCAGGACCAACCATCAGAGTAACAAAGGAAGTTGTAGAAGGCTATAAAAATCATATACTAGAATACAGCAAAAATATTTCTAAAGAGCTTGGTTACAGAGGATAG
- a CDS encoding bifunctional 4-hydroxy-2-oxoglutarate aldolase/2-dehydro-3-deoxy-phosphogluconate aldolase — MIPKIETLKKIAEVGIVSVVRAENPEIAEKIAKACIEGSIPAIEVTFTVPGADKVITALKEKFSKDELIVGAGTVLDSETARIAILAGAEYVVSPSFDLETAKLCNRYQIPYMPGCMTITEMVKAMEAGADIIKVFPGSAFGPSFIKAIKGPLPQAILMPTGGVSLDNVGQWIKNGCVAVGVGGELTGGAKTGDFQSITETAKQFVEKIKEARGK; from the coding sequence ATGATTCCTAAAATAGAAACATTGAAAAAAATTGCAGAAGTGGGCATTGTTTCTGTAGTAAGAGCGGAAAACCCCGAAATTGCAGAGAAAATTGCTAAGGCTTGTATAGAGGGGAGTATCCCAGCTATTGAGGTAACCTTTACTGTGCCAGGAGCAGACAAAGTGATTACAGCATTAAAGGAAAAATTTTCAAAGGACGAGCTAATTGTAGGGGCCGGAACGGTACTTGATAGTGAAACCGCTAGAATTGCTATACTGGCAGGAGCTGAATATGTTGTTAGTCCATCCTTCGATTTGGAAACAGCAAAGTTGTGCAATCGATATCAAATCCCCTATATGCCCGGATGTATGACCATTACAGAAATGGTTAAGGCCATGGAGGCAGGAGCAGATATCATTAAGGTATTCCCAGGAAGTGCATTTGGACCAAGCTTTATTAAGGCTATTAAAGGTCCTCTACCTCAAGCGATACTAATGCCTACTGGGGGTGTAAGCTTAGATAATGTAGGACAATGGATTAAAAACGGTTGTGTAGCAGTTGGTGTAGGTGGAGAACTAACAGGTGGAGCCAAAACTGGAGATTTTCAATCCATTACAGAAACAGCTAAGCAATTCGTAGAAAAAATAAAAGAAGCTAGAGGAAAATAG
- a CDS encoding sugar kinase: MKKVVTLGEIMLRLSTPGHQRFVQSDSFDVNYGGGEANVCVSLANYGLDARFVTKVPKHEIGQSAINALRKYGVDTKYIARGGDRLGIYFLESGASQRASKVIYDRAHAAIAEADPSDFNWKEIFEGVDWFHFTGITPALGDKAAAITLEACKAAKEMGVTVSVDLNFRKKLWTPEKANEVMSQLMRYVDVCIGNEEDAEMVFGIKAAHTDITKGEIDHSSYEAVAKELINRFDFKYVASTLRESYSASDNGWSALLYDGEKSYLSKKYDVRIVDRVGGGDSFASGLIYGLITEMPLQNALEFAVAASALKHTIPGDFNLVAKDEVETLMKGDGSGRVQR; this comes from the coding sequence ATGAAAAAAGTAGTAACCCTTGGAGAAATTATGTTAAGATTATCCACACCAGGACATCAAAGATTTGTGCAATCCGACAGCTTTGATGTAAACTATGGTGGTGGAGAAGCCAACGTATGTGTATCTTTAGCAAACTATGGTTTAGACGCAAGATTTGTAACAAAAGTACCTAAGCATGAAATCGGCCAAAGTGCTATAAACGCTTTAAGGAAATATGGAGTTGATACAAAATATATCGCAAGAGGTGGAGATAGATTAGGTATCTATTTCTTAGAAAGTGGTGCTTCTCAAAGAGCTTCTAAGGTTATCTATGATAGAGCCCATGCTGCTATAGCAGAGGCAGATCCATCTGATTTCAATTGGAAAGAAATATTTGAAGGAGTAGATTGGTTCCACTTTACAGGTATTACACCTGCATTAGGAGATAAGGCTGCTGCTATTACACTAGAAGCTTGTAAAGCTGCTAAAGAAATGGGAGTAACTGTGTCTGTAGACTTAAACTTTAGAAAAAAATTATGGACTCCAGAAAAAGCCAATGAAGTGATGTCTCAATTAATGAGATATGTAGATGTATGTATCGGTAATGAAGAGGATGCCGAAATGGTATTTGGTATTAAAGCTGCCCATACTGATATTACAAAGGGAGAAATCGATCACAGTTCCTATGAAGCAGTAGCAAAGGAATTAATCAATAGATTTGACTTCAAATATGTTGCCTCTACCTTAAGAGAAAGCTATTCTGCTTCAGATAATGGCTGGTCAGCCCTTTTATATGATGGTGAAAAATCCTATCTATCTAAAAAATATGATGTGAGAATTGTAGATAGAGTTGGTGGGGGAGATTCCTTTGCCAGTGGATTAATTTATGGATTAATTACGGAAATGCCATTACAGAATGCATTAGAATTTGCAGTTGCTGCATCAGCTCTAAAGCATACAATTCCTGGAGACTTCAACCTAGTTGCTAAGGACGAAGTAGAAACCCTAATGAAGGGTGATGGTTCAGGCAGGGTTCAAAGATAG